The following is a genomic window from Lentimicrobium sp. L6.
TAAAAACTTGGAATACTTCAGGAACGAAACAAAACATTAATATTTCAGCAATAGAAGCTGGAGTTTATTTATTAACTGTAAAATCTAATGATGCTGTTTATCATCAGAAGGTCAAGGTTCAATAATTAGCTTTAATATATTTTAAAAGGGGTTTTCTTATCGGAAAGCTCCTTTTTTTTGGTTCATGCTATTTCAGAAAAAAGCAGTTTGAATCAATATGCTTTATCTTATTTAACATAGAATCTATATTGCCATACATCCCAAAAGCCTCACTCACTAAAACTTTACTGTTTTTTTACTTTTTATTTCGATTCTCTTAGTATATCTTTGCTATTCTTAAAGAATCTAAATTAAAATAACAAATGGCACATTATCATAAGCTTGGGTCAATTCCAAAAAAGAGACATGTTACTTATTATAAAGATAACGGCGAACTATATGCTGAGCAGTTGATTTCAAGTGAGGGTTTTTCATCGGAATATACATTAACATATCATCATTATCCACCAACTCTTGTTACTGAAATAGAGGAGGCTGTTGATGTGAGTCCTGACTTTATGGAATTGGATTTAATGGTTAAAAGAAATTTTAGTGGCTTCGATGTGAAGCCCGGAGGAGATTTCTTAACTAGCAGACAAGTGGTTTTAGGTAATCAAGACCTTTATATTGCTTTGGCTGCTCCAAATATAAAGGCATCCGGTATTTTCTATAAAAACTCTCAAGCCCACGAAATGGTATTTATCCACAAGGGAAAAGGAGTGCTAAAAACTATGTTGGGTCATATTGATTTTGTTCCTGGCGATCATTTGATTATCCCTAAAGGAATTATATATCAAATGGAATTTGAAGGAGATGACAACCGCCTTTTTATTGTAGAATCTTTTAGCCCATTTCATTTTCCAAAGAGATATTTAAGTAATTCAGGACAATTATTGGAGAATGCACCCATTTATGAACGTGATATTCGCAGACCAGAGCGCTTAGAATCTATTGATGAATTAGGAGATTACAAAGTGTTGATAAAGAGAGATGATAAACTATATACCTATCACTATGAATCGCATCCCTTTGATGTGGTTGGCTGGGATGGATGTTACTATCCTTATGCTTTATCAATACACGAATTTGAGCCCATTACTGGGCGTATTCACCAACCTCCTCCGGTACATCAAACATGGGAAGCTCATAATTTTGTGACTTGTGCTTTTGTACCCCGCTTATTCGATTATCATCCTCAGGCGATTCCGGCTCCTTATAATCACGCCAATTTAGATTCCGATGAAGTACTTTATTATGTGGATGGCGATTTTATGAGTCGTAATAATATTGAAAAGGGGCAGATTACTTTGCATCCAATGGGAGTAGCTCATGGTCCTCATCCTGGAGCAGTGCAAAGGAGCATTGGTCAAAAAGAAACACAAGAGCTTGCAGTGATGGTCGATACTTTCAAACCTTTGAAAATCACTAAGCAGGCTTTAAATATTGAAGTTAAAGATTATTATAAAAGCTGGAAAAGCTAAGGGCAAAAGCAATAAGCTAAAAACTATTTAAACAAAAACTAAAATAATGGACAATACATGTATTCCTTTGAATGGAACTGATTATGTAGAATTTTATGTGGGTAATGCCAAACAAGCTGCTCATTTTTATCAAACGGCCTTTGGCTTTCAGCCAATTGCTTATGCTGGATTGGAAACTGGATTAACCGATCGCTCATCTTACGTTTTACGTCAAGGAAAATTAACTATTGTTTTAACTGCTTCACTAAAAAAAGATGGGGAAGTAGCTGAACATCATAAACTTCATGGCGATGGTGTAAAAGTAATTGCTTTAAATGTAGATAATGCTAGGGTGGCCTTTACCGAAACAATGTATAGGGGAGCTAAAGCACATTATGCACCAAAAGTAGAAAAAGATGAGGAGGGTGAAGTAGTACTTTCTGCCATCAAGACCTATGGTGAGACAGTGCATGTTTTTGTTGATCGGACTAAGTATTCTGGACCATTTCTACCTGGATATAAGAAATGGGAGCCCAAATATCAACCTAAGGATACAGGATTGCTATATGTAGATCATATTGTAGGTAATGTAAATTGGAATGAGATGGATAAAACAGCTCGTTATTATGAAGATATTTTTGGATTTACTCAGTTGATTTCTTTTGATGATAAAGACATTTCAACTGAATACACTGCCTTAAAATCTAAGGTGATGAGTAATGATAATTTCAAAGTGAAATTCCCAATTAATGAGCCAGCTATCGGCTTGAAAAAATCACAGATTGAAGAATTTCTTGATTTCTATTATGGGCCTGGTCCACAGCATGTCGCTATGGCAACTAATGATATTATTGCAACTATTGCTGATTTAAAAAGTAGAGGGGTGGAATTTCTTCAGGTACCTGATAGCTATTACGATACAGTAATGGACAGAGTTGGAGAGATTGAAGAAGATTTAGAAGAATTAAAGAAACTAAACATCCTCATCGACAGAGATGATGAAGGATATTTATTACAGTTATTCACCAAGCCAGTTCAAGATCGTCCAACTTTCTTCTTTGAGATTATTCAAAGAAAAGGAGCCAAATCTTTCGGAAAAGGAAACTTTAAAGCCCTTTTTGAATCGATTGAGCTAGAACAAGGAAATAGAGGAACTTTATAAACAATACTCTTTGGAATCTGTTGCCAAGAGAAACTAATGTTTCTAAACTATTTGGTACTACTGATTTCTGACTTCAAACTTGATTAAAACACAGAAAATAACAAATAATGGAAAATATATTTAATACAAAAGGATTAAGTTCATGGGTAGATATTCCCGATGATAGTGATTTCAGTATTCACAATATTCCTTTCGGAGTTTTTACTTATCAAGGAGAAACAAGATGTGGAAGTAGGTTAGGAGATTTTGTTCTAGATTTAGCACAATTGGGAGAGGATGGATGGTTCAACGATTTGCCACTTGGAAATGGGACAGTATTTCACAAAACTACTTTAAATCCATTTATGGAATTGGGTAATGAGAGTTGGACAAGTGTGAGAAATAGAGTTATCGAGCTTTTTCAATCGGCTAATACCGAAATAAGAGATGAAGAAGATATTCATGCAAAATATCTAATTCCAATTTCAGATGTTCAGATGGAGATGCCAGTTAAAGTTGGAGATTATACCGACTTTTATAGTAGTATTGAGCATGCCACTAATGTGGGCACTATGTTCCGCGATCCTGCTAATGCACTTTTCCCAAACTGGAAATATCTTCCAGTAGGTTATCATGGTAGAGCAAGTAGTATTGTGGTAAGTGGTACAGATATTCATCGCCCAAAAGGACAAACTCGATTAGATCCTGAACAACCACCAAAATTTGGTGCCAGTCAAAGAGTCGATTTCGAATTGGAAATGGCTTTTATCACTGGTCAAGGAAATAAATTGGGTGACCATATAACAACAGAAGATGCAGAGAAACACATCTTTGGCATGGTAATATTTAACGATTTATCGGCCAGAGATATTCAAACATGGGAATATGTTCCCTTAGGTCCCTTTCTTTCTAAAAACTTTGGGTCTGTAATTTCTCCATGGATAGTAACCCTTGATGCTTTGAAAGCTTATCGTGTAGCTGGTCCTGTGCAAAATCCAAAAGTGTTTCCCTATTTAGAATATGAAGGAGATAAGAATATTGATATTAATCTCCAAGTTGCTATTCAGCCAGAAAGTGCTGAGGAATCTGTGGTTTGCAATTCTAATTACAAGTATATGTATTGGAATATGAATCAGCAATTGGCTCATCAAACCATTAATGGTTGCAATGTAAAGCCAGGAGATATGTATGCTTCTGGTACCATAAGTGGGCCTACTGAAGATTCTTATGGCTCCATGTTAGAATTAGCATGGAAAGGAACTAAACCTTTGAAAATGAAAGATGGAACAGAACGAAAGTTTATCCACGATCAAGATACCATCATCATGAGAGCTTTCTGTGAAAAAGATGGACGACGAATTGGTTTCGGTGAAAGTGTATGTAAAATTTTACCAGCTAAATAATTTATTTAAAGACGAATTAGAATGATGACAATAAATCCAAAGGAGAGGAGTGTACAAGAGGTTCATCATGGACTTTTGGGTGGAATTGCACCTCGACCTATTGCCTTTGCAAGTACTATTGATAGAGATGGAAATCCAAATTTATCACCATTTAGCTTTTTTAATGCTTTTAGTGCTAATCCTCCTATTCTAATATTTTCACCAGCTAGAGGAGGGAAAGACAATAAAAACAAACATACTTTTTTCAATATTCAAGAAGTTCCTGAAGTGGTCATCAATATGGTGACTTTTGATATGGCTCAGCAGATGAGTTTAGCCAGTTCAAACTATCCCAAAGGGGTTAATGAGTTCGATAAAGCAGGGTTTACCATGCAGGAGTCAGAGACCATAAAACCATTCAGAGTGAAGGAGTCACCCATACAATATGAATGTAAGGTTCAACAAGTTATTGAGACAGGAACAGAAGGTGGAGCTGGTAATTTAGTAATTTGTGAAGTGACAAGAATCCATATTGATGAGAATATTCTAGATTATAATGGACATGTAGATCCCAACCTTGCAGATTTAGTAGGTAGAATGGGAGGGAACTATTATGTGAGAACCATTGGAGATGCTCTTTTTGAAATTCCAAAACCTTTAGCTCATATAGGAATAGGTTTTGATCTATTACCTAGTTTTATTCGTGATTCTAGAGACTGGAGCCAGCCTGAAAAAGCTCAATTAGCTGGTGTGGAACGATTACCCAATAAAGAAGATTTGAAAGACGAGAATCTTTCAGAATATGTGAATAATGGATTGACACAAAAAGGGTTGAATCCTATTTGTTATTCTAAAGATTTAATAGCCAATGGTAAGGTGTGGGATGCTTTAGTATTTTTGATGAAGCAAAGTCAATGATTGAAAAGTATAAAGTTCAATTTATTTTAAATTTTACTTAATATTTATAAAAGGAAAAAAAGCGACTGAAAGAGTCGCTTTTTTCATGTTCACCAATTAGTTGATAATAATTTTCCTATTGAGGAGCTCTTCATTTTGATGTAAGCGTATCATATAGATACCGGATTCTAGTTGACTTGTATTGAAAGTATTTTGATAGTCAGAAAGCTTTCTTTTCATGACTAACCTACCTTCCATATCATAAATCATGACTTCAGTATCTAATATTTCGTTCTGTGAAATGATAAAATAATCTTGAGCAGGATTAGGATATATATTGACTTCATAAGCTATTTGAGAAGCTTCAAACGACAATTCCTCATTACTGGTACTTACATTGATGGTATAATCCTCCACTTCACCATAGCTAAACGACTCACAATATGTAGGTATGGCATTCCATTTCATAGAGACGCGCATCCTGGTTTGGCCAGCAAATCCAGCTTTGCTATTGAAACTACCAGAAACCAAAGCACTTGTTAATGCAGAAGCAAATACTTCCTCATCAATATCTGCAAAGTCACCATCTCTATTCCAATCAATCCAAACTCTCCAAACCTCATTATAAACAGTACTTGAGAATGCTGGACTTAAACTTATGGTATTGCTTCCAGAGTTTAAATCAATAACATCAGCTGTATAATCAGAATAGCTGCTTCCGGAACTATTTTTTGTAAAAGAGTTAACTGTCACCTTGCTAATCCAC
Proteins encoded in this region:
- a CDS encoding homogentisate 1,2-dioxygenase; this translates as MAHYHKLGSIPKKRHVTYYKDNGELYAEQLISSEGFSSEYTLTYHHYPPTLVTEIEEAVDVSPDFMELDLMVKRNFSGFDVKPGGDFLTSRQVVLGNQDLYIALAAPNIKASGIFYKNSQAHEMVFIHKGKGVLKTMLGHIDFVPGDHLIIPKGIIYQMEFEGDDNRLFIVESFSPFHFPKRYLSNSGQLLENAPIYERDIRRPERLESIDELGDYKVLIKRDDKLYTYHYESHPFDVVGWDGCYYPYALSIHEFEPITGRIHQPPPVHQTWEAHNFVTCAFVPRLFDYHPQAIPAPYNHANLDSDEVLYYVDGDFMSRNNIEKGQITLHPMGVAHGPHPGAVQRSIGQKETQELAVMVDTFKPLKITKQALNIEVKDYYKSWKS
- the hppD gene encoding 4-hydroxyphenylpyruvate dioxygenase; this translates as MDNTCIPLNGTDYVEFYVGNAKQAAHFYQTAFGFQPIAYAGLETGLTDRSSYVLRQGKLTIVLTASLKKDGEVAEHHKLHGDGVKVIALNVDNARVAFTETMYRGAKAHYAPKVEKDEEGEVVLSAIKTYGETVHVFVDRTKYSGPFLPGYKKWEPKYQPKDTGLLYVDHIVGNVNWNEMDKTARYYEDIFGFTQLISFDDKDISTEYTALKSKVMSNDNFKVKFPINEPAIGLKKSQIEEFLDFYYGPGPQHVAMATNDIIATIADLKSRGVEFLQVPDSYYDTVMDRVGEIEEDLEELKKLNILIDRDDEGYLLQLFTKPVQDRPTFFFEIIQRKGAKSFGKGNFKALFESIELEQGNRGTL
- the fahA gene encoding fumarylacetoacetase; protein product: MENIFNTKGLSSWVDIPDDSDFSIHNIPFGVFTYQGETRCGSRLGDFVLDLAQLGEDGWFNDLPLGNGTVFHKTTLNPFMELGNESWTSVRNRVIELFQSANTEIRDEEDIHAKYLIPISDVQMEMPVKVGDYTDFYSSIEHATNVGTMFRDPANALFPNWKYLPVGYHGRASSIVVSGTDIHRPKGQTRLDPEQPPKFGASQRVDFELEMAFITGQGNKLGDHITTEDAEKHIFGMVIFNDLSARDIQTWEYVPLGPFLSKNFGSVISPWIVTLDALKAYRVAGPVQNPKVFPYLEYEGDKNIDINLQVAIQPESAEESVVCNSNYKYMYWNMNQQLAHQTINGCNVKPGDMYASGTISGPTEDSYGSMLELAWKGTKPLKMKDGTERKFIHDQDTIIMRAFCEKDGRRIGFGESVCKILPAK
- a CDS encoding flavin reductase family protein; its protein translation is MMTINPKERSVQEVHHGLLGGIAPRPIAFASTIDRDGNPNLSPFSFFNAFSANPPILIFSPARGGKDNKNKHTFFNIQEVPEVVINMVTFDMAQQMSLASSNYPKGVNEFDKAGFTMQESETIKPFRVKESPIQYECKVQQVIETGTEGGAGNLVICEVTRIHIDENILDYNGHVDPNLADLVGRMGGNYYVRTIGDALFEIPKPLAHIGIGFDLLPSFIRDSRDWSQPEKAQLAGVERLPNKEDLKDENLSEYVNNGLTQKGLNPICYSKDLIANGKVWDALVFLMKQSQ